A window of the Brassica napus cultivar Da-Ae chromosome C5, Da-Ae, whole genome shotgun sequence genome harbors these coding sequences:
- the LOC106444283 gene encoding splicing factor YJU2-like: protein MGERKVPNKYIPPDFDPKKIPRLRKPNNQQKKIRFMLPVRIRCNTCGNYMSEGTKFNCREDEVINETYLGIKIHRFYIKCTNCSAEVTIKTGSKNSGYIVESGAVGVYNGLEEEEKHEVAESALESLEKRTKVSKREIEVMAALDEMKSMKSRRASVSLDSLLEALNRRNKLKEENAEEELLIKSIKFGTRTRIDEEKNDEVLDEKKTKKPKRRVNCTSPIQISSVRIVSKKTAKVTRGLDSLCHNYGSDSDEEK, encoded by the coding sequence ATGGGAGAACGCAAAGTCCCAAACAAGTATATTCCGCCAGATTTTGATCCGAAGAAGATACCTCGTCTCCGTAAACCGAACAACCAGCAAAAGAAGATTCGATTTATGCTACCGGTTCGTATTCGTTGTAACACATGTGGTAATTACATGTCGGAAGGCACTAAATTCAATTGCCGTGAAGATGAAGTCATCAACGAGACGTACCTAGGGATTAAAATCCACAGGTTTTACATCAAGTGCACCAACTGCTCGGCAGAGGTGACAATTAAAACCGGTTCAAAGAACTCGGGTTATATTGTCGAATCAGGTGCAGTTGGAGTTTATAATGGACTCGAGGAAGAGGAGAAGCATGAGGTAGCTGAAAGCGCCTTGGAGTCGTTAGAGAAGAGAACTAAGgtatctaaaagagagattGAAGTTATGGCTGCACTTGATGAGATGAAGTCTATGAAATCTAGAAGAGCCTCGGTGAGCTTAGACTCACTGCTTGAGGCTTTGAATAGAAGAAATAAACTAAAAGAAGAGAACGCGGAGGAAGAATTGCTCATTAAGTCTATAAAATTTGGTACGAGGACTAGGATTGATGAAGAGAAAAACGATGAGGTTTTGGatgagaagaagacgaagaagcctAAGAGACGTGTTAACTGTACATCTCCCATTCAAATATCTTCCGTTCGCATAGTCTCGAAGAAGACTGCAAAGGTAACAAGGGGACTCGACTCTCTGTGTCACAACTACGGCTCAGACAGCGATGAGGAGAaataa
- the LOC106444284 gene encoding agmatine deiminase, with translation MQESRESPADHGFYMPAEWEPHAQTWIGWPERQDNWRHNALPAQRVFVDVAKAISVFEPVVCASSAQWENAGKQLPEEIRVVEMSMNDSWFRDSGPTVVDTRSYTSRVSIFLPCRCFLER, from the exons ATGCAGGAGTCACGAGAATCTCCGGCGGATCACGGCTTTTACATGCCGGCGGAGTGGGAACCTCATGCTCAAACCTGGATCGGTTGGCCT GAACGGCAAGATAACTGGCGTCACAACGCTTTACCTGCCCAACGAGTGTTTGTAGATGTTGCAAAGGCAATCTCAGTCTTTGAACCTGTGGTCTGTGCAAGCTCGGCTCAG TGGGAAAATGCAGGGAAACAGCTTCCAGAGGAGATTAGAGTTGTTGAGATGAGCATGAATGATTCTTGGTTCCGCGACTCTGGACCAACTGTGGTGGATACAAGAAGCTATACCAGCAGAGTATCAATATTTTTGCCATGTAGATGCTTTTTGGAAAGATGA
- the LOC106439973 gene encoding transcription factor BIM1 has translation MELPQPRPFKAQGRKPTHDFLSLCSHPTLQPDPKPTPPPSFQGSHLKTHDFLQPLDCVGAKEETSRVDTTRIASEKSPPPAPPPSAQRYGPSPQNACLCLAEQHV, from the exons ATGGAGCTTCCTCAACCTCGTCCCTTCAAAGCTCAAG GGAGAAAACCAACACATGATTTTTTATCGCTCTGCAGTCATCCAACTCTCCAGCCAGATCCAAAGCCTACACCACCACCTTCTTTTCAAG GTAGCCACTTGAAAACCCATGATTTTCTACAACCGTTAGACTGCGTTGGTGCTAAGGAAGAGACGAGTAGGGTTGACACAACCAGGATAGCTTCTGAGAAGTCACCTCCTCCTGCACCGCCTCCATCTGCTCAGCGGTATGGACCATCTCCTCAAAACGCTTGTCTTTGCCTGGCTGAACAACACGTTTAG